In Humulus lupulus chromosome 7, drHumLupu1.1, whole genome shotgun sequence, the following are encoded in one genomic region:
- the LOC133788375 gene encoding protein SUPPRESSOR OF QUENCHING 1, chloroplastic isoform X2: MASKLVAPPSSLSRSTKLFSFSSNSKGPKIISFPSYFSQWRSKGSSCSRRMVVKSCLKVEEKSSQKSAGIEWGKVSAVLFDMDGVLCNSEDPSRRAGVDVFAELGVAVAVEDFVPFMGTGEANFLGGVASVKGVKGFDPEAAKKRFFEIYLEKYAKPNSGIGFPGALELITQCKCKGLKVAVASSADRIKVDANLAAAALPLSLFDAIVSADAFENLKPAPDIFLAASKILSVPTSECIVIEDALAGVQAAKAAGMRCIAVKTTLAEETLKAACPSLIRNEIGDVSLDDILSGGSDDYNEKMQGSQVLQTPSQNSSGQEKIDDGPIQQKSSDNGDSLNGGLQGSRSDIIRYGSLGIALSCLVFAISNWKAMQYASPKAIWNNLFGATQPSFGQNEGKSRTKRIQQLVKYIADLETSGTAPVVPEFPPRLDWLNTAPLKFSQELKGKVVVLDFWTYCCINCIHVLPDLEFLENKYKDMEFTVVGVHSAKFDNEKDLEAIRNAVLRYGIKHPVVNDGEMRLWRELGVSSWPTFAVVGPDGKLIAQLSGEGRRKDLDDIVEAALQYYGGKKILDSTPLPLSLEKDNDPRLLTSPLKFPGKLAIDVHNNRLFISDSNHNRIVVTDLSGNFIVQIGSTGEEGLRDGTFDDAVFNRPQGLAYNLKKNILYVADTENHAIREIDFVNETVRTLAGNGTKGSDYQGGGNGSTQLLNSPWDVCFEPDNEKVYIAMAGQHQIWVHNTSDGSTKAFSGDGYERNLNGSSSITTSFAQPSGISLSNDFSEAYIADSESSSIRALDLKTGGSRLLAGGDPFFSDNLFKFGDHDGVGAEVLLQHPLGVLCAKDGQVYIADSYNHKIKKLDLASKRVTTIAGTGKAGFKDGTALEAQVGYEQITNFWKNRMKQDDIKDQLFQNHQESLK, from the exons ATGGCTTCGAAGCTCGTGGCTCCTCCTTCTTCTCTGTCCCGCTCAACGAagctcttctccttctcttccaaCTCAAAAGGACCTAAAATCATTTCCTTCCCGAGCTATTTCAGCCAATGGAGGTCTAAAGGAAGCTCCTGCTCGCGGAGAATGGTGGTGAAATCTTGTCTCAAAGTGGAGGAGAAGAGTTCCCAAAAGTCCGCCGGAATTGAGTGGGGAAAAGTCTCGGCGGTGCTTTTCGACATGGATGGAGTGCTCTGCAATAGTGAAGACCCTTCGAGGAGGGCTGGAGTAGACGTTTTCGCCGAGTTAGGTGTTGCAGTCGCAGTGGAGGACTTTGTGCCATTCATGGGGACTG GTGAAGCCAACTTCTTGGGAGGCGTTGCTTCTGTTAAAGGGGTGAAAGGATTTGATCCTGAAGCGGCCAAGAAAAGATTCTTCGAGATATATTTGGAAAAG TATGCAAAGCCAAATTCTGGAATTGGATTTCCAGGAGCTCTTGAGCTCATTACTCAG TGTAAATGCAAAGGCCTTAAAGTTGCTGTAGCATCTAGTGCTGATCGAATCAAGGTTGACGCAAATCTAGCCGCTGCTGCCTTGCCATTGTCACT GTTTGATGCCATTGTGTCAGCAGATGCTTTTGAAAATCTGAAACCTGCTCCTGATATTTTCTTAGCAGCATCAAAGATCTTGAGTGTGCCCACTAGTGAG TGCATTGTTATTGAAGATGCACTTGCTGGAGTGCAAGCTGCCAAAGCTGCAGGAATGAG ATGCATAGCTGTCAAAACTACCTTAGCAGAAGAGACTTTAAAGGCTGCTTGTCCATCACTTATACGAAATGAGATAGGAGATGTTTCACTTGATGATATTCTCAGTGGTGGCTCTGATGACTATA ATGAGAAGATGCAGGGAAGCCAAGTTCTTCAGACACCATCCCAAAATTCCTCAGGCCAAGAGAAGATTGATGATGGGCCAATCCAGCAAAAGAGTTCTGATAATGGGGATTCCTTAAATGGAGG GTTGCAGGGTTCTCGGAGTGATATAATAAGATATGGAAGTTTGGGGATTGCTCTTTCTTGCCTTGTTTTCGCCATCTCAAACTGGAAG GCAATGCAATATGCATCACCTAAAGCTATTTGGAATAATTTGTTTGGTGCCACTCAACCATCTTTTGGACAAAATGAAG GAAAATCAAGAACCAAAAGAATCCAACAACTTGTGAAATATATAGCTGACTTAGAAACCAG TGGAACTGCTCCTGTGGTGCCAGAGTTTCCACCAAGACTGGACTGGTTGAATACAGCTCCCCTTAAGTTTAGCCAG GAGTTGAAAGGAAAAGTGGTTGTGCTTGACTTCTGGACTTACTGCTGCATAAATTGTATACACGTGCTGCCAGATCTGGAGTTTTTAGAGAACAAGTACAAAGATATGgag TTCACAGTTGTGGGAGTTCACTCAGCAAAGTTTGATAATGAGAAAGATTTAGAAGCCATTCGCAATGCAGTGTTACGTTATGGCATCAAACATCCA GTTGTGAATGATGGAGAGATGCGGCTATGGCGGGAACTAGGGGTGAGTTCCTGGCCAACGTTTGCTGTTGTTGGCCCGGATGGTAAGCTCATTGCACAACTATCAGGTGAAGGTCGTCGAAAG GATCTTGACGATATTGTGGAGGCAGCTCTTCAGTACTATGGTGGAAAGAAAATCTTAGACAGCACTCCTTTACCGTTGAGTTTAGAGAAAGATAATGACCCTCGGTTGCTTACATCTCCATTGAAGTTTCCAGGGAAGCTAGCAATAGATGTCCACAACAATAGGCTCTTCATCTCTGACAGTAACCACAACCGCATA GTTGTAACTGACCTCAGTGGAAATTTTATTGTCCAAATTGGAAGCACAGGGGAGGAAGGTTTACGTGATGGTACCTTTGATGATGCTGTCTTCAATCGGCCTCAG GGCCTTGCGTACAATCTAAAGAAAAATATACTTTATGTAGCAGATACTGAAAATCATGCTATAAG ggagattgattttgttaacGAGACAGTGCGTACATTAGCTGGAAATGGAACCAAGGGTTCTGACTATcaaggaggaggaaatggaagtACACAG CTCCTGAACTCTCCATGGGATGTTTGCTTTGAGCCCGACAATGAGAAAGTTTACATCGCTATGGCTGGCCAACATCAGATCTGGGTGCACAATACATCAGATGGTAGTACCAAAGCATTCAGTGGTGACGGTTATGAAAGAAACTTAAATGGCTCCAG CTCAATAACCACATCATTTGCACAGCCATCTGGAATTTCATTATCTAATG ACTTTTCAGAGGCATATATTGCTGATAGTGAGAGTAGCTCTATCCGAGCTCTTGATCTGAAAACTGGAGGATCAAGATTGTTAGCTGGTGGTGATCCGTTTTTCTCAGACAATTTGTTCAAG TTTGGAGACCATGATGGAGTAGGGGCTGAAGTACTCCTTCAACATCCATTGGGTGTCCTGTGTGCGAAAGATGGTCAAGTTTATATAGCAGATAGCTACAACCACAAG ATCAAGAAGCTAGATCTAGCTAGTAAAAGAGTT
- the LOC133791912 gene encoding uncharacterized protein LOC133791912 yields the protein MNKQDYFELAPIDPEIERTFRKRRKAQKAKSRGTVAKHVDDEGDAQNVINPIVLADDRARAIREYAAPMFNELNPGIVRPEIQAPQFELKAVMFQMLQTVGQFSGMPMEDPHLHLRSFLEVSDSFKLQGVSEEALRLKLFLFSLRDRARSWLNTLPPDSITNWNDLAEKFLRKYFPPTRNAKFRSEIMSFQQLEDESTSDAWERFKELLRKCPHHGIPHCIQMETFYNGLNAASRMVLDASANGAILSKSYNEAFEILERIASNNYQWSNTIAPTSRKVAGVLEVDALTTLTAQMTSMTNILKNLSLGGNIQPAAAIQSGDISCVYCGDGHTFENCPSNPAAVCYVGNQNFNRNNNPYSNSYNPAWRQHLNLSWGGQGASSSGAPAQGKQSVSPGFSQ from the coding sequence ATGAACAAACAAGACTACTTTgaacttgctcctattgaccccgagatTGAACGTACTTTCAGAAAAAGGAGAAAGGCTCAAAAGGCTAAAAGTCGAGGCACTGTGGCTAAACATGTTGATGACGAAGGGGATGCCCAGAATGTAATTAATCCTATTGTTTTGGCGGATGATAGAGCCAGAGCAATACGGGAATacgctgcccccatgtttaatgagctcaATCCAGGCATTGTGAGGCCCGAAATACAAGCACCTCAGTTTGAGCTCAAGGCGGTTATGTTTCAAATGCTCCAAACCGTGGGGCAGTTTAGTGGGATGCCAATGGAAGATCCTCATCTCCAccttcgttcatttttggaggtgagcgattctttTAAGCTTCAAGGAGTAAGTGAAGAGGCGTTAAGGCTGAAGTTATTCCTGTTCTCTTTAAGGGACagagctagatcatggctcaacacccttcctcccgaTTCCATTACAAATTGGAATGACTTGGCTGAGAAATTTCTAAGAAAATACTTCCCTCCCACCAGAAATGCAAAGTTCAGAAGCGAAATTATGTCTTTTCAGCAGCTTGAAGACGAGTCCACTAGTGATGcgtgggaaagatttaaagagcTTTTGAGAAAATGTCCACACCACGGCATAccacattgtatacaaatggagacGTTCTACAATGGTCTCAATGCAGCCTCTCGGATGGTATTAGATGCCTCAGCCAATGGTGCCATTCTTTCCAAGTCTTACAACGAAGCATTTGAAATTTTGGAAAGAATTGCaagcaacaattatcaatggtccaacACTATAGCTCCTACAAGTAGAAAGGTGGCGGGAGTTCTTGAAGTAGATGCCTTAACGACTTTAACAGCTCAAATGACCTCAATGACCAACATTTTAAAGAATCTGAGTTTGGGAGGAAACATTCAGCCAGCTGCTGCCATTCAAAGTGGAGACATCTcatgtgtttattgtggagatgggcacacGTTTGAGAACTGTCCTTCAAATCCAGCTGCGGTTTGTTATGTGGGTAACCAGAATTTCAATCGCAACAACAACCCATACTCAAATTCTTATAACCCAGCGTGGAGGCAGCATCTGAATCTGtcatgggggggtcaaggagcaagttcaagtGGAGCGCCAGCACAAGGGAAACAGTCAGTTTCGCCAGGTTTTTCTCAATAG
- the LOC133791913 gene encoding uncharacterized protein LOC133791913, with protein sequence MPNYVKFLKDILTKKRRLGEFETVALTEGCSAMLKSKIPPKLKDPGSFTIPCSIGGRDVGRALCDLGASINLMPMSILKKPGIGEARPTTVTLQLADRSMAHPEGKIKDMLVQVDKFIFPADFIILDYEADREVPIILGRPFLATGRTLIDVQNGELTMRVNDQQVTFSVFKAMKFPDEIEECSSLSVIETLVAETFNKEICTADLGVKMMKILAVKRSLKLLG encoded by the coding sequence ATGCCCAATTACGTTAAGTTCTTGAAAGATATTTTGACGAAGAAAAGGAGGCTGGGTGAGTTCGAAACTGTTGCTCTCACAGAAGGTTGCAGTGCTATGTTGAAAAGTAAAATCCCTCCTAAATTAAAAGATCCAGGCAGTTTTACGATCCCATGTTCTATTGGTGGAAGAGATGTGGGAAGAGCGTTATGCGATTTGGGCGCTAGTATTAATCTAATGCCTATGTCTATTTTAAAGAAGCCGGGTATTGGTGAAGCTCGGCCAACCACAGTTACATTGCAGTTAGCGGACAGATCCATGGCTCATCCGGAAGGGAAGATTAAGGACATGTTAGTACAGGTTGACAAGTTTATATTCCCAGCCGACTTCATTATTCTTGATTATGAAGCGGATCGAGAAGTACCCATCATCTTGGGGAGGCCGTTTCTTGCCACAGGACGGACGTTGATTGATGTGCAAAATGGTGAACTCACCATGAGGGTGAATGATCAACAAGTTACATTTAGTGTGTTCAAAGCCATGAAGTTTCCGGATGAAATTGAAGAATGCTCTAGTTTAAGTGTAATTGAGACACTTGTGGCTGAAACTTTCAACAAGGAAATTTGCACAGCTGATTTGGGGGTGAAGATGATGAAGATTCTAGCAGTGAAGAGGAGTCTCAAGTTACTTGGGTAG